The stretch of DNA TTCGCCAAGATCGATTATCTGCACGCAGCCATAATCCTTAAACACAAACCTGCCCTCATGGATTATAACGCCCGCGTCAAACCTCCCATCCCTGATACCCGGCAGTATCTCATCAAACCTGGCGATAGTTGTATTTTTAGCATGGGGATATCTGAGCCTGAGCAGCATGTTGGCTGTTGTATCAATTCCAGGGACAGCAATAATGGCATCCTCTACAGATACGTCGTGTGAATGAGCTACAAGAAGCGGGCCGCATCCAAATCCCAGGGCAGCGCCGGAGTCTAACAGCTCATATTTATCCTTAAGCCTAAGCCATGCAGCAAATGAGAGTTTTGTAACCTGATATGCGCCTATTTTTGCCTGACTGTTCAGGCTCTCCACATCATCAATATGGCCGCTGAAAAAGAGTCCCCTTGTATCAACAAGATTATTCATCATGGCATGAAACACAAAGGTGTCATTAGGGCATGATGAAAAGGCGATATCTATATTTTCATTAGGTTTTGACATTTATATCTTTCATTGACTACTGACCTCTGCCTTCTGATTTCCAGGTTTTCACTTGACCCCTGGACCCCTTGAATCCTCGAACCCTTCTTTTCACCACTCCCTTATCACCCTGTATACGGAATCACGCTGCACAGGTTTTTTTCCGGCATTTCTGATCACGGCGATCATCTCATCCATATTGGTTCTTGTCTCTATACCCGTGGATTTTACCACCACCTCTTCCATGAGCACACCGCCCATATCATTTGCGCCAAAGGCAAGGGCGACCTGGGCTAGCTTCATGCCCTCTGTAAGCCAGCCTGCCTGTATGTATACTACATTATCGAGAAAGATCCTTCCTATGGCCACCATCTTCAGGTAATCAATGCCGGTTGCCGGAATAATATCACTCATCTGTGTTGATGCAGGAGAAAAAGACCAGGGAATAAATGCCCTTATAATACCTGTCCTCTCCTGCACCTCCCTTATTACCCTTAGGTGTTCGATCCGCTCCTCATATGTCTCTCCCATGCCATAGGTCATGGTTGCGCTGGACATCATATTATGGTGGTGAAGAGCATCCATAACTGTGCACCACTCGGAAGTGGTGATCTTTTTGGGACTCACCCTTTTACGTACACGGTCCACAAGTATGTCTGATGCCCCTGGTACTGAATCAAGCCCTGCGTTCTTTAAGATACCGATAAGTTTAATGAGGTTCATCCCCTCTTTTTTTGCAATGTGAAAAAGCTCTGATGGGGAAAATGCATGAATAAGGCATTCAGGGAATGTCTCCCTTGTAATACGAATCATCTCCAGGTATTTTTCAAGCCTGTAGGTTGGATGAAGCCCGCCCTGGAGCATCACCTGGCTGCCGCCCATGGCCTTAAGCTCCTTTACTTTATCTATTATCTCTTCATTACTTAGCTCATAGGCGGGTACCCTGTTTGCCTTTGCGTGATAGGCGCAGAATGCGCACCCGGCCTCGCAGATGTTGCTGTAGTTTATGATGCGGTCAATAATAAAACCCACCTGTTCATGGGGAAAGATCATCTTCCGCCTTAAGTCGCCAAGCCTGCCCAGCTCAATAATGTCCCATGAGAAGAGGGTTAAGGCCTCTTCAGGAGTGATTCGTGTACCTGAATAAATTCGATCTTTTAGTTCTTTATTATTTTGTTTCATGTTCGCCACTATTACGTATATAACAGCTACAAATCCTGGATTCCCCGGCTTGACCGGGGAATCCAGTCTTCGGTATGTATGGAAAAATTAAAAAGTTACCTAAAGTATCTTATCTTCACCTCTTTCTCAAACAGCCCTATCTCAAATGCCTTATCATAATAAAAGTTAAGTGCCTGTTTTAATCTCTCTGAAAATTTGAATTGGAGGCAGGTTTCATAGTACCCCTTTACATCATAGGCAATATCCGGGTACTTGCGTTGCGCAGCAGCAACCACCCTTTCCACCTCTTTTTCAAGACACTCGATAGAAATCCTGTATGACTCGACTACCCTTTTTATCTCGTCGGCATATTTATTAATAACCTCTTCATTTATGGCAAACACGGCAAATACAACAGGGTAACCTGTCTTTCTTAACCACAATTCGCCCAGGTCATAGGAAAAGGAGACAGGGGTGCTGCTCTTAACCATTGCCTCATTACCAATCATAAGCACTGCTTCAAGGCCATCCATGGAGGGATTTGGTTGTGTAAGCACATATTCAGGCTCAACATTATAATAGTTTTTAAGGAGCATCTTTAAAAGCAGCACAGAGGTATGGGATGCCCTTGTAAGACCAACCCGCTTTCCGCCAAGCTCTTCAATAGGCAGGTTGCTTCTTAATATTACAGAGCCCACATACCCAATGGAGCTGAGGCAGAAATCAGGCAAGAGCACTGCCCTCTCCTGTATAAGGGGGTATGTTGCAGCAGATATGGCGCTCATATCGAGCTCACCTTCTCTCATCATGCGGTTGAGTTCATTGGGGTATCTCTGAATGACCTCAATACCATCTAACTGTTCATGTTCAAACATGTGGTAGTAAAAGGGGTAGCAGTTCAAATAGTCAATATAACCAAGTTTCATTAAGTCTCCCCTTTTGCTTTGGTGTCACCATAACCTGCGGTTGTCCTTACAGGTGTCATGCCGGCATCTATAATCAACCTTTTCAGAAAAGCCTCTGAGCCGAAGTCCGGGGTCCTGGCACCTGCTGCGTGCACCACCTTTTCATTGTTGTATGTGGCGCCCATCTCATCCGCTCCAAAATGCAGCATTGTCTGGGCCATCTTTTCGCCAAGGTACATCCAGAGCGCCTTTATGTGTGGGATGTTATGAAGCACGATACGGCTTGTGGCATAAATCCTTATATCATCATAGCCTGTTGTTTGGCCTGGCCGATCTGTCTTTATGGATGTGTTTTCTTTGTGAAAGGCAAGGGGCACAAATGCCTTAAAGCCTCCGGTTTTATCCTGAAGATCTCTTATGCGGAATAGATGATCCACTATATCTTCAGTTTTTTCCAGGTGATTATAAAGCATGGTGGCGTTTGTCCTGAGCCCGAGCCCATGCGCTGTCTCCATCACCTCTAACCATCTTTTTCCTGATATTTTTTTTGGGGCAATAATATTCCTGACACCCTGAGCAAATATCTCTGCCCCTCCGCCTGGCAGGGCATTTACTCCGGCATCAATCAGCCTTTTGAATACAGTCTCAATGGGCAGGTTGTTTAGCTTTGCAAAGTAATCATACTCAACAGCGGTGAATGCTACAATAAAGATATCGGGCTTTATCCTTTTTATAATGGAGAGCATCTCCTCAAAGTAATCCAGTCTGAGGTCAGGGTTAAGCCCCCCTACTATATGAACCTCATCTATCCCTGAGTTAACCGCCTCTGAAACCCTCTGTTTTATCTCAGTAAGTGAGAGGGCAAAACTCCCCTCTTCTCCTTTATCCTTTGAAAAGGCGCATAAAGGGCAACGCAGCTCGCATATGTTGGTGTAGTTAAGGTTCATGTTTACGCCATAGTAAACATTTCTGCCATGAAGCTGCTGTTTAATAAAGTTTGAAATCTCTCCCAGATCAAGAATGCTGTTTGTAGTAAGCATTGCAAAGGAATCTGCTTCATCCACAGGTATGCTGTTTGCTACCTTTTCAGCGATTGCCTTTAATTTATTATCTTTTATGGAATCTATAAAATTCATTTCAATCCAATCAATAAAAAGACTGGATTCCTTGATCAAGGTCGGGGAATGACGAATTGGAAAAATATGGCAAAAGACCGTCATTCCCCGGCGTGACCGGGGAATCCAGAAACAAGTTGTCTAAAAAGAATTATCTGGTTGTCTCCAACAATAATTCAATAAATCAGAAATCTTTCTCTCCTCTTTTACTCCCCCCTGAATTGTAGAGACAAGGCATGCCTTGTCTCTACGGTCATTCTCCCCAGCCCTTAAAAAGGTCATGCCTTTTACCAAGCAAATTAAGAATCTTTCCGACAATAAAATCCACGATATCATCCGCAGTCTGCGGCCTTGTATAAAACCCCGGTATGGGAGGGGCTATTATAGCTCCTGCAAGGGTTGCTCTTCTCATGTTTTCTATGTGGATCAGATTAAAAGGCGTTTCCCTTGGCACAATAATGCATTTCTTTCTCTCCTTTAGCGCAACATCGCATGCCCTTGTTATGAGGTTATCAGCGTAGCCGTTTGCTATGGCCGAAAGGCTTTTCATGGAGCATGGTGCAACCACAATCGCCTCAAACGCTGATGTACCGCTTGCGCACGGGGCATTGAAATTGTTGTCGTCATACTCCCTGAAATTTGTAAGGTCAGCCACATTTCCCCTTTGTTCAAGTATCCCGGTCAAAGGGAAACCCTCTGATATGGGGCAGGAGAGTTCATGTTCCATGATCTTCAGGCTGCCTTTTGATGCGATTCCTGTAACAGCCTCACCCCCCTTAAGCAGCTCTTCCATGAGCCTTATACCCATAATGGGCCCGCTTGCCCCTGTTACTGCGCAAACAATCATATATACCCCTTTCCCATCATACTATAATAGATGCCCATGTCCCGGCTAAAAGCAGAGGCGAGATAAGCATATTTGTCTTAAAAAGCCTTGAGTATCTCTCCCCAAGCATGCCGGATCGGCCTAGCATCTGATGATACACAAATATAATACCTACAGGCAATATTGCGAGAAAGTAAGGCCATTTCATGCCACCAACAATCCCTGCAAGTACCATCCCTGCAAATGAGCATACATAGCATATCCCGGACAGGTTAATTGCATTTTTGATCCCAAGTTTTACCGGCATTGAATAAAGCCCTGCCTTTTGGTCAAAATCCCGATCCTGTATAGAGTAGATGATATCAAGCCCCGCTATCCAGGCCATTATAACAAATCCCAGGAGAAACGGGGTAAATGCAAATGTGCCTGTAACAGCAAGATACCCCCCAACGGGCGCTGCTGCCTCTAAAAACCCCAGGTAAAAATGGGATGATGATGAAAACCTCTTCAGGTAAGAGTAGGTAAAAAGAAGAAACACCGCCACAAAAGAGAGATAAAAGCAAAGCGTGTTAATCATGTATGATGCGACAATCAGCACAAAGGCCGATATAACAGCAATCAGCCAGACAGTAACAGGTCTTGCATCACCCCTTGGAACCACCCTCTCCTTTGTCCTGGGGTTTTCTTTATCTATCTTCGCATCTATCACCCTGTTGAATGCCATCCCGCTTGTTCTGGCCGCAGCAAGGGCTATTGTTACCAGTATCCACGTTTTAAATGTCCCCCCACCGGCAAAGAGGAGGCCCAGGTATGCAAATGGAAGGGTAAAAAGGGTCTGCTCAATAAGTATCAGCTCTGAAAACCTCTTAAAATCCATATTCCTTCCATCGCCTCACCACAAGGGCCTTTACATCAGGGGCCATGACTATCTCCTCAGGCCACTCCCTGCCCATCCCCTCTTCACGGGTTTTTCTTGTGGCATCTATACCCATCTTGCCCCCGAAATTTGCGTATGATGCAGAGTGGTCAAGGGCATCAAGCGGCCCCTGAGAAAAGAGCAGGTCCCTTCCCGGGTCCACATTGTTCAGGAGCTTCCATAAAACAGTGGCAGAATCCCTCAGGTCAATATCCCTGTCAAACACAGCAATAAACTTGGTTGATGAAAACTGCCCCAGCCCCCATAGTGCGTTTATCACCTTTTTGGCCTGGCCGGGGTATTTTTTATCTATACTCACCAGGGCGCAGTTATGAAATACCCCCTCTATTGGTAGCTCTATGTCCTTTATCTCAGGCAGGATCATTTTTATAATGGGTAAAAATATCCGCTCTGTGGCCTTTGCCATGTAGCAGTCCTCCATTGGGGGCTTACCCACTATGGTTGCGGGGTAGACCGCATCATTCCTGCATGTAATACAGGTGACATGAAACACCGGGTACATATCAGCCGCAGAATAAAAACCTGTATGGTCGCCAAACGGGCCTTCGAGCCTCTCTTCATGGGGGTCAACATAGCCCTCTATAATAAAGTCAGACTCTGCCGGCACATAGAGATCAACCGTCTCACCTTTAACTATATCAACCGGTTTTTCATTTAAAAAACCGGCCAGCATGAGTTCATCAATATCCGGCGGAAGTGGCGCAGATGCGGCATATGTAACCGCAGGGGAGCCGCCAAGGGCCACTGCAACCTCCATCCTTTTACCCATGTTTTTATACTTGTCAAAATGGCGTGTGCCATCTTTATTATACTGCCAGTGCATGCCTGTTGAGGCCCTGTCATACTTGTGCATCCGGTACATGCCAAGGTTCTGGATGCCTGTCTCAGGGTCTTTTGTGATAACAATCGGAAGCGTGATAAATGGGCCGCCATCAGACGGCCAGCATGTAATAATGGGCAGCATGTCCAGAAGGTC from Desulfatiglans sp. encodes:
- a CDS encoding UbiX family flavin prenyltransferase, whose amino-acid sequence is MIVCAVTGASGPIMGIRLMEELLKGGEAVTGIASKGSLKIMEHELSCPISEGFPLTGILEQRGNVADLTNFREYDDNNFNAPCASGTSAFEAIVVAPCSMKSLSAIANGYADNLITRACDVALKERKKCIIVPRETPFNLIHIENMRRATLAGAIIAPPIPGFYTRPQTADDIVDFIVGKILNLLGKRHDLFKGWGE
- a CDS encoding UbiA family prenyltransferase, which translates into the protein MDFKRFSELILIEQTLFTLPFAYLGLLFAGGGTFKTWILVTIALAAARTSGMAFNRVIDAKIDKENPRTKERVVPRGDARPVTVWLIAVISAFVLIVASYMINTLCFYLSFVAVFLLFTYSYLKRFSSSSHFYLGFLEAAAPVGGYLAVTGTFAFTPFLLGFVIMAWIAGLDIIYSIQDRDFDQKAGLYSMPVKLGIKNAINLSGICYVCSFAGMVLAGIVGGMKWPYFLAILPVGIIFVYHQMLGRSGMLGERYSRLFKTNMLISPLLLAGTWASIIV
- a CDS encoding 1,4-dihydroxy-6-naphthoate synthase — encoded protein: MSKPNENIDIAFSSCPNDTFVFHAMMNNLVDTRGLFFSGHIDDVESLNSQAKIGAYQVTKLSFAAWLRLKDKYELLDSGAALGFGCGPLLVAHSHDVSVEDAIIAVPGIDTTANMLLRLRYPHAKNTTIARFDEILPGIRDGRFDAGVIIHEGRFVFKDYGCVQIIDLGEWWEDQTSSPIPLGCIAIRRDAETMVYKEAIESIIRDSVKYAFKNPLASREYVKSLAQEMDNKVIDQHIRLYVNEFTISLGDKGREAVKKLEEMSRCMRAL
- a CDS encoding menaquinone biosynthesis protein: MKLGYIDYLNCYPFYYHMFEHEQLDGIEVIQRYPNELNRMMREGELDMSAISAATYPLIQERAVLLPDFCLSSIGYVGSVILRSNLPIEELGGKRVGLTRASHTSVLLLKMLLKNYYNVEPEYVLTQPNPSMDGLEAVLMIGNEAMVKSSTPVSFSYDLGELWLRKTGYPVVFAVFAINEEVINKYADEIKRVVESYRISIECLEKEVERVVAAAQRKYPDIAYDVKGYYETCLQFKFSERLKQALNFYYDKAFEIGLFEKEVKIRYFR
- a CDS encoding CofH family radical SAM protein; its protein translation is MKQNNKELKDRIYSGTRITPEEALTLFSWDIIELGRLGDLRRKMIFPHEQVGFIIDRIINYSNICEAGCAFCAYHAKANRVPAYELSNEEIIDKVKELKAMGGSQVMLQGGLHPTYRLEKYLEMIRITRETFPECLIHAFSPSELFHIAKKEGMNLIKLIGILKNAGLDSVPGASDILVDRVRKRVSPKKITTSEWCTVMDALHHHNMMSSATMTYGMGETYEERIEHLRVIREVQERTGIIRAFIPWSFSPASTQMSDIIPATGIDYLKMVAIGRIFLDNVVYIQAGWLTEGMKLAQVALAFGANDMGGVLMEEVVVKSTGIETRTNMDEMIAVIRNAGKKPVQRDSVYRVIREW
- a CDS encoding CofH family radical SAM protein, giving the protein MNFIDSIKDNKLKAIAEKVANSIPVDEADSFAMLTTNSILDLGEISNFIKQQLHGRNVYYGVNMNLNYTNICELRCPLCAFSKDKGEEGSFALSLTEIKQRVSEAVNSGIDEVHIVGGLNPDLRLDYFEEMLSIIKRIKPDIFIVAFTAVEYDYFAKLNNLPIETVFKRLIDAGVNALPGGGAEIFAQGVRNIIAPKKISGKRWLEVMETAHGLGLRTNATMLYNHLEKTEDIVDHLFRIRDLQDKTGGFKAFVPLAFHKENTSIKTDRPGQTTGYDDIRIYATSRIVLHNIPHIKALWMYLGEKMAQTMLHFGADEMGATYNNEKVVHAAGARTPDFGSEAFLKRLIIDAGMTPVRTTAGYGDTKAKGET
- a CDS encoding menaquinone biosynthesis decarboxylase, which translates into the protein MSFKNLNQFISALEKAGELKRVTAEVDPYLEITEIADRMSKTNGPAILFEKTKGSDFPLLINAFGSFRRMEMALSSPSLDDIGKRIETLIKMQPPSGLFEKIKLLLTLKEIADFIPKKVKHGPCQDRIFDSKSDLLDMLPIITCWPSDGGPFITLPIVITKDPETGIQNLGMYRMHKYDRASTGMHWQYNKDGTRHFDKYKNMGKRMEVAVALGGSPAVTYAASAPLPPDIDELMLAGFLNEKPVDIVKGETVDLYVPAESDFIIEGYVDPHEERLEGPFGDHTGFYSAADMYPVFHVTCITCRNDAVYPATIVGKPPMEDCYMAKATERIFLPIIKMILPEIKDIELPIEGVFHNCALVSIDKKYPGQAKKVINALWGLGQFSSTKFIAVFDRDIDLRDSATVLWKLLNNVDPGRDLLFSQGPLDALDHSASYANFGGKMGIDATRKTREEGMGREWPEEIVMAPDVKALVVRRWKEYGF